From Panthera uncia isolate 11264 chromosome D3 unlocalized genomic scaffold, Puncia_PCG_1.0 HiC_scaffold_8, whole genome shotgun sequence:
ccaggcagaggcagagcctCAGggttttccctcctccccaggccctgcaGGGGCCCCGAACCATTAATGAGTTAATAAGTGGCAAAGCCCACGAATCACCCAACTCTGCCTGTGCAGAAGGGCCCACTTGAATGCACAGAGCCTAGATGGGGACAGTGTCTGGAGCTGGTGTTCCCACAGTCACAGCCAGCCTCCTCACCCCCAGCAGACCTGGCCCCTGGCCCAGGCACACAGACAGGGCCAGAGTGGGGGGAAGCTGGGCCCTGCATAGTGCAGGGAGCTGGGCAGGCTGGGCTATTAGGATATTCcagaaagcagaagcagaaagcAGGCCTGTGTGCTGGTACCCTTGGCTCAGTAGCTTTGTCCCTTCTTGGCCCATTCCTTCTGAAGCTACCTCTGTTCTGACCAACCAGCCTGGGGCAAGGGCTCCCCAACCTATTCCCCCACCTCTAATCTTCAGCTTCTGCTGGCCCCTCCACCCATGAAGCTCGGGCTGGGGTCTCCACAACCTATTTCTTGACCATTGCTGGATTTGACCTCAGGGGCTTCAGGGTCATGTTGACCACAGCTGCCTGTTCACTCCTCACCAATACCTCTGCAGCCCTTCTCAGGGCTCGTCGGGGTCCCTGGGGCCTCCCTTCCCACTCTACACTTGCTCCTGTGCAATCTGTCATGCTTCACAACCTGACTCTGGGACTCTACCCCCAGCCATGACCTCATCCTGCAGCACCTGTAGGATCGTGAACTCCTCGCTGCAGCAAAGGCTTTGTTCATATCACATCTCTCCATCAGCCTCAACAGTCAGGGAAAACCTCATAGCCCCTGTCTCCCCaggcagcccagccctgcccgcccaggcagcccagctctgcccttccTGGCTCTCATACCACATCACAAATCTGGAGTCTGTCTACTTCTGCTCTCCCCAGGCTTTTCCAGCcctcctgctgtcccctcccaggGATCTTAGGGGTCTCCTTCATTTCATAGGTAAGCCTCAGAGAAGGCAGAGCCCCTGGGTCACACAGCTTGACTCCAGCAGGCCTGGGGAAGGAATCCAGGGTATTTTGGCCTGCAGTATTTTAATTACTAAGGGGAGGAGGGCAAGAGTATCGTTAACGAGGCTCTAGGGACCAGCAGAAACAGATGCTAGAGGTCCCAGGGGGCCCGGTGACTCagcaggaatggggggggggttgtctggGGGGTTGACAGAGTGCCAAATTCTCACCTCTCCTTGTACCTTCCAGAGTGACAGGCTGcaatcaacaaatgaatgaatgaatgaatgaatgaatgaatgaatgaatagaggGGATCTAGGAGCATTCATGGTGGCCAGGGCCAGGACTGCCAAAGAACAGGGTTGGCAGCATcctcaatcacacacacacacacacacacacacacacacacaggcacagagcTGCATAGAGGCTAGGCCCCTGTGGGATCTAGGGACACAGGTCCCAGTGGCTGCCTTGCCAtctccctcccagcccagccaggACCCACGCcagaccctccctccccacaatTCACTGGGGAGGCTCCCAGGGCACCCGGAGTCCTAACTAGCCCCTAGGGTTCAGTGAGAACAACATGCCGGGTAGAGGGATACTGCCCTCCAGAGGGGCCCACAGTGCACTGCCCATGACCCTGTGATGGACACAGGCAACATGTGTGAAGGCACCAGGGTGAGAAAGACTGGAGTGCAGTAGTGAGGAGCTCCCACACAATGGAAAAGGTGGCAGGGACAGAAAAGCCAGCACAGGTGACCATGAGGGTCTTGAATGCCAGGCTTGAGGAGGTGCGTTGGCTGACTAGGGTGGGTGGTAACAGCCCTGCCCCACCCAGGATGCTCAGCCCCagactcattcactcatttactccTGCATCCAACATCTGGCATGTTTAGTATCTCTGGGAACTAAGTGACCTAGTCGTCCTGTGCTCAGGGCCCCTACTGTGAATCCAGGTGGACAGAGAACAGAGAGCCATTTAAACAGGCTGTGGGTGTGGGCCTGAGTCACCTGCTGGAAGCTGGGGTGGCCAAAGAAGGCTGCCCTGCAGAAGTGGGATGAGTGGGAGCTGCCAggtatatggtgtgtgtgtgtgtgtgtgtgtgtgtgtgtgtgtgtgtgtgtggcggggggcaTTCCCAGCAGAGAAACGGCctgagcaaaggcccagaggggTGGAGGTTGTTGGATTAGAGCAGGTAAAAGAAGACATGGCCAGAATAGTGTGGGGTGGGCCAAGTCATCCAGTGGCTTCCTGAGGACTGGGGCTCAGCAGGGAGATACCCAGACCAGGAAGGGCTTGAATCTCGGAGGTACCTGTGAGGAGGATGGATTCCTGcagctgtggggggtgggggtggggggtctgaACTATAGTATGGAGGTGGTGGCCCTAGCCAGAGAGGAGGACTGGGGACAGGTGGGTCCATAACCACACCTGCCTTCCCCTGACTGTGATCAGGACAGTAGTTTGGAGTAAATGGCGTGAGCCTGTTTCCTGACTCTGGTCTGGGCGCCTAGGCTTCTGCAGCCTTCATTCCACGTCCTGTCACCTCCTGCCCAAAAGCCGGTCCAAGCTCCTCGACCCACGCTGGGACCCACCGACAGCACAGTCCCCCTGGGCAGGTCTAGCACACTCAAGCCTGCCTGCATTGCCCACACCCCCGCGTTCCCTGGCGCTCCATCTACCACCCCCTCTCGCCCTGTCGGAGTTCCCCGGGCCCAGGCCAGattgcccgccccccacccccacccccacgagACCTCAGTCGTTCCCACAGCCGTCCCGGGGGCCCTCTCCACGGAGCGTCGCCGGGGCCCCAGCGGTCGCTAGGCTGCGGGCTGGAGCTCCCGGCCAGGCCCAGCGCCGGTGGCGGTGGCGGCTGCGGCACGGATGGCGGTGGAACCCGGGCGCCCGTGGGCCCAGGCGCGCAGTGTGTACGGCGCGAGCGAGGCGCTGCGACGGGCCGCTGGCCGCCGGCGGGACAACGGGCCGCAGCCCAACGGGCCAGGCCCTGCAGAAGCCCGCGCCCCGGGCCGCCTGGCTCGCCTGCGGGGCCAGATCCGGGCCGAGGCGGCGGCGCGGGCCGACGCACCCCGGCTGCTGCGGCTGGTGGAGCGGGCAGGGGCCGCGGCCGGGGAGGCGCGGGCGCCGGGGGCCGGGGAGCGAGCGGACGCGCGCAGCAGCGGCTCGGTGTGCTCTGTGTGCGGGGAGCCGCGCGGTGGGGCCACCTACCCGGCGGGCGTCCTGGAGGTGAGCGAGCGGCGGCTTCAGGAGGGCCTGGCGGCAGTGCGCGCGGAGCTGGGCGCGGGGCTCGAGGCGCTGCGCGCGGAGCTGCGTGCCGAGCTGGACGCCCTGCGCGCACTGCTGCCGCCCCCGCCGCCATCCGCCCGCCGGGAGCCCCGCGCAGTCCCCCGCGCCGCGCCCCGCGGCCCGACCCTGCTGCGAGCGCTGGGCACCATGAACGCCCTGGCCACGGTCGCGAGGCACGCCGACGACGCACCGGACGGCCCTGCCGACGGCAGCGCGAACCGGGCCCTGGCCCGGAAGAACTTCAAGAAGACACCGCTGACGCCAGGGGCCCCGCAGGGCGGCGGGGATTGAGGGCTGCCCTGCCGAGGGTAGCCGCGACCTGGTGCAGGAAGCGCCCTCCTCCTATCTATTTATATGAACAGATACACCACCCTTGTAGATGGAGAAGGGTCCTCAGAAGCCGCCTGCTAGCGCTCCAGCATTAGGGTGTGGGTGGCGGGACGCGCCAAAGCTGAGGACTGTCCGGGGTCACGTCTGGGGAGTGCGGAGAGCCTCCGCGCAGCCAGTGATCTTCGCTGGAGACTGAGTCGGGGGCTGGAAGAGGGGTGGATACCCTTCTGGCCTTAGAGCTGCAGAAGGGTCTGGGCCAGGGATGTGGCAGCCTCCCAGAGAGCCTCCGGGAGAGCCCAAGGGTCTTTCTCAGGGGAGGGTgttacaggtttttgtttgtatttgttttgtattaagGGTCTTGGGCTGGAGGCTGGGCCTCCAGGCACTGAGATAGTGTGTGACCCACACACTACTCAATAGATGTTAGGGACATGTGGGCTGCTGGGACATTGTTACCTGGACACAGACTCACCCAGGGCAATGCCGCCTGGATATACAACCGCAGTCCACAGGGCATCAACTGGACCACAGCTAGTCCCTGGCCAGCTTCACTCTGCTGACAGACCCAAACTCTTACTGGACAACATTGTCTGGGCACAGTGGCATCTAGTCAATGTTCTTGGGACTCTTGGCTTCGTTATGGACAGTGACACCAAGGACACTTAACCTTTCACTTAGCCTCACCACAGGCAGACACCTGGACACCACTGTCTCTCCAGAAAGTGTCACCCTACACTCAGGTTCCATAGCCTAACTTCCCAGTGTCACCGGGGAGTGGCTTCACCTTGCACAGAGAGCCCTTCACTAGCTGTCCTTGTCACCAGGACCCACCCCACCTAGCACAGCCTGCAGCAGAGCCTGGAACTGGTAGCTTCTCACCTCCTGGCTTCGGAGACGTCAGTTGAAGTCATCATTTAATAGCGCACAGTGTCCTGGGGTCAGCcagcttgttttttttgtttttttttgtgtgtgtgtttttttttaaataaagtgtagTATTAGACTTTAACGGGTGGCGTTTCCAAGACCTGCTAGTTTTTCTCCTTGGAAATGGGGGATCAGAGGGATCTGGGGAGGTGTGTGTGTTCTGGATACAGGTATGGGACTGGctgtgatggggtgggggagggtcgcTCCGGGGTCCCCTGTTGTATGGCAGGCACACTGAGGTCTCAGTGGAATTCCGGCAGGGATCCTGCCTCCGTGGGAGAGGTAGTGTATTCCCACTCCACCCCCGCAAAATATGTGAGGCCAAGGTCACTCTGTGTATTGTTTATTGAGGGAAGGGGTCGAATCTGGTTCCTAGGGGCTCTGCCAGAGCCACAGGCCCAGCAGAGCCGCGTGCACACGGGCTAGGGTTGGGGCGGGCGCCGAGGCTGCTGCGCAGATGGAGGCACCTGGAGAAGCCGAGACCCTGCGACCCCCGAGAGGCTGCTGCGGGCGGAAGTTCTCGGTGAGCGGTGCAGGGTGAGAGCCGGGGAGCCCGGACTGGAGCATGGTCTGGAACTGGGCCACCTGAGGGCTCGGAGCAGAGACAGGTTAAGACGTGGGCCGGGGCtgcgggagggagggaagagggcagcACTGCCCAGTGGAAAGGGTGGGGGCCCCACCTGTGCACGCCCGATGGGTACCGCATCCTCGAAAACAGTCCAGACAACCGCAGGCTGGCAGCCAGGCGTGGTTAGCGACCCCGAGTAGCGGTAGTAGCGCGAGAGGCCTGAGGTGCCAGGCAGCAGCGAGGCCAGCGGGAAGGTGGAGGCCAGATTCACAGAGACTCCTGGgccggggaggggaggtgggattGCGATCGGCCTCCTTGTGCCCAGCCGCCCCCCTGGCCCCCAGCTAACCCCGCGCCCCGGGCGCGACCCCGTGGCTCCTCACCGCGTTCAGACACGTTCTTCAGGCTGGATACGAGGACGGAGAAGTTGGCGTTGTCAGTGTCCTGCTCCTGGGGAGAGGGCTCCAAGTGAGAAGGACTCTGAGTGGGTGGGTCTCCAAAGGGGAAATCTGAGGTGGGGAGAGGTCTAGAGGAGACTGTAAGTGGGATGGGGGTAGGCTCCCAGTGGGGGCAGCTTGGAGATCTGCTGGGGGAAGGgtcactccccctccccactgacCCTGCAGACCGGGGACCTCTCCTCGGCCCCATCCTCCCACAGAACGCTTTAAATCCTATAAACCGTACAGACTCCCCCAACAGCCCCACCAAAACTCTACAGGCCCACTCTGCTCCCTTTGCAGACCCCCTTTCTGGGAAGCACAAGGAGTCACAGaactcctctgtccctccctcactgccaGGAGTCACACAACCTCTCTCTCACCACTAACAGCACCGCCAGCACAGCCAGCCCATCCGGGTGACCTCGAGCTTCCCCCATGCTCTGGTACCTCGTGTTCATGTGGACCACGTGCATCTGGAGAGGCACAGACCGTGAGACATACCAGCTGCTCCTTCCACAGGGCACACCTACCACCCTACCCCCTACCCAAGCCCACCTCCATGGGGCGGCGCTGCCCATCCAGGCTGTGCTCTGAACCTGCTCGACCAGGGCCCCCCCAGTGGAAGTGCAGCTGCAGTGCGCGGTAGGCAGGCAGTGGCAGCCCGGCGCCCCGAATCTCCAGGTGGCTCTGTGGGCCAGCGTCTATGTGGAGCAGCACTGGGGGTAAAGGAGCACATGACACTCTTTCCCTCCACCCGCTTGCCCTTGTGCTGTTAGGGCACAGAGTGCCAGCACAGGGCCCCTTTGGGCTAGTCTGCTCCCTGGCCAGGCTTCCATGGAATAGGTCCTCTGGTGGTCAGCAGATGGCAGTGGAAAAAACCTACCCTGCAATGAGGGGGAGAAGAGGGTGGCCCTCCTGTGGTGGGAGTTTTGACCCACCACAGCTGTGTGtgatactgggggggggggctgtgatGACTTCCGAGGTGCTGTGAGGGGCTCTGACTTCTGGGAATGTCCCGACTTCTGGTCCTTGGGGGCAATGGCTGATTGCTATTGTTAGGGGGATCCTGACACCTGTATGTGGGGGTTCATGACCACTGTTGGGGGTGTCTACCAGCGAGTATGGATGTTCCTGTGCTCTTTGTGGAGATTTTGATCCTTGtgggtgtgttggggggggtAGTTCTCACTCCAAGGTGGGTTTCAGCTTGTGTCTGTG
This genomic window contains:
- the LOC125914470 gene encoding protein FAM246B-like, with the translated sequence MAVEPGRPWAQARSVYGASEALRRAAGRRRDNGPQPNGPGPAEARAPGRLARLRGQIRAEAAARADAPRLLRLVERAGAAAGEARAPGAGERADARSSGSVCSVCGEPRGGATYPAGVLEVSERRLQEGLAAVRAELGAGLEALRAELRAELDALRALLPPPPPSARREPRAVPRAAPRGPTLLRALGTMNALATVARHADDAPDGPADGSANRALARKNFKKTPLTPGAPQGGGD
- the LOC125914473 gene encoding carbonic anhydrase 15-like, translated to MRSPGFALAFLTMPLVVLGDSEGTWCYDSQDPKCGEDRVSCPTHWKEMAPACGGPAQSPINIDLHLVQRDPTLGPFILQGYNAAPPGPWTLENDGHTVLLHIDAGPQSHLEIRGAGLPLPAYRALQLHFHWGGPGRAGSEHSLDGQRRPMEMHVVHMNTRYQSMGEARGHPDGLAVLAVLLVPSPQEQDTDNANFSVLVSSLKNVSERGVSVNLASTFPLASLLPGTSGLSRYYRYSGSLTTPGCQPAVVWTVFEDAVPIGRAQPSGGPVPDHAPVRAPRLSPCTAHRELPPAAASRGSQGLGFSRCLHLRSSLGARPNPSPCARGSAGPVALAEPLGTRFDPFPQ